The following are from one region of the Candidatus Acidulodesulfobacterium ferriphilum genome:
- the proC gene encoding pyrroline-5-carboxylate reductase, with protein MSLENRVIGFIGAGNMAYGLIKGMVSVKPGAEILIYDTDAERANFVRDTLRVNPLNSIGEVIENCDIVFIAVKPYSVESVLEVSAQALNGFKNSRDFPMFISMAGGVKVDFMEEVFNRTLKNIFPIKIFRIMPNINSLVGKGVSAVCYNNYVSDEDIKIATEILETSSKVLVIEEKYFDAVTALSGSGPAYVFLIAEGLIEAGVKLGLPRNAAKTLSLQTLLGSAVLLNAPEFSKSSTKDLKDMVTSPGGTTAYGLAKLEEGRIKYVLDSAVNAAYLRAKGLL; from the coding sequence TAGCGTAAAGCCCGGTGCGGAAATTTTGATTTACGATACCGATGCCGAACGGGCAAATTTTGTCAGGGATACCTTGAGAGTAAATCCGCTGAATAGCATAGGAGAGGTTATCGAAAATTGCGACATAGTTTTTATTGCCGTCAAACCTTATTCCGTGGAAAGCGTGCTCGAGGTTTCCGCTCAGGCCTTGAACGGTTTTAAAAATAGCAGAGATTTTCCAATGTTTATTTCGATGGCTGGCGGGGTTAAGGTTGACTTTATGGAAGAGGTTTTCAACCGGACGCTGAAAAATATTTTCCCGATAAAAATATTCAGAATTATGCCGAACATAAACTCCTTAGTGGGTAAGGGGGTGAGCGCGGTGTGTTACAATAATTATGTTTCGGATGAAGATATAAAAATAGCAACCGAAATATTGGAAACATCCTCGAAGGTTTTGGTTATCGAGGAGAAATATTTTGATGCGGTAACCGCTTTAAGCGGGAGCGGCCCCGCGTATGTATTTTTAATTGCCGAAGGGCTTATCGAGGCGGGGGTTAAACTTGGTCTTCCGAGAAATGCGGCAAAGACTTTGTCGCTTCAAACGCTTCTCGGTTCGGCTGTTCTGCTAAACGCTCCGGAATTTTCGAAATCTTCCACGAAAGACCTTAAAGATATGGTAACATCCCCGGGCGGCACGACGGCTTACGGACTTGCAAAGTTAGAAGAAGGAAGAATTAAATATGTTTTGGACTCGGCCGTAAATGCGGCGTATTTGAGGGCAAAGGGGCTGCTTTAA
- a CDS encoding YggS family pyridoxal phosphate-dependent enzyme: MPESSLVIADNIKNINVKVKTAAVKSGRDFSDITILAASKTRSPGEILEAFNCGIKVFGENYVQEFLSKFELLAGYKDLRWHIIGHLQKNKVKYITGKVDLIHSIDSVPLAKAVENRGVSQNIVADILIEVNLAGEKTKNGATIDETYNLVKEINKLQGLRLKGLMAMPPLEKNNRKYFKSLRELLKDINDKGIYKEKLSTLSMGTSGDFEEAIEEGATIIRLGTVIFGSRPPKVKSA; the protein is encoded by the coding sequence ATGCCGGAATCTTCTCTTGTAATAGCGGATAATATAAAAAATATAAATGTAAAAGTAAAAACCGCCGCCGTAAAAAGCGGCCGAGATTTCTCGGATATAACGATTTTGGCGGCGTCTAAAACGAGAAGCCCCGGGGAGATTCTGGAAGCGTTTAACTGTGGCATAAAGGTTTTCGGGGAGAACTATGTTCAGGAGTTTTTGTCCAAGTTTGAGTTGCTTGCGGGCTATAAAGACCTTCGCTGGCATATCATAGGGCATCTTCAAAAAAATAAAGTTAAATATATAACCGGAAAGGTCGATTTAATTCATTCCATTGACAGCGTCCCGCTTGCGAAAGCCGTTGAAAACCGCGGGGTTTCCCAAAATATCGTTGCGGATATTTTAATCGAGGTAAACCTTGCCGGCGAAAAAACCAAAAACGGCGCGACAATAGATGAAACATATAATTTGGTCAAAGAAATAAATAAATTGCAGGGACTCCGGCTGAAAGGCCTTATGGCAATGCCCCCTTTGGAAAAAAATAATAGAAAATATTTTAAGTCTTTAAGAGAACTTCTTAAGGATATAAACGATAAAGGCATTTATAAAGAAAAACTTTCGACCCTTTCGATGGGAACATCGGGCGATTTCGAAGAGGCGATCGAGGAGGGCGCGACTATAATAAGGCTTGGAACCGTAATATTCGGCAGTCGTCCCCCGAAAGTTAAATCAGCATAA
- the maf gene encoding septum formation protein Maf, translating to MEYYKKQVILASSSERRIFLLKQLGAGFIVVNHRLQVEPQFDGSAPLGRFVQDLALKKAESLQEYYPDNFIIGSDTVICLNGTVYGKPKDFDDAFNTIKELSGKTHEVYTGVSLINKLKNVYRTAYDKTFVKVKPLNNDEIKNYLNKYPPFDKAGSYGIQDDNGIVESYAGSFENVLGLPVQKLIPLLNEYHLI from the coding sequence GTGGAATATTATAAAAAACAGGTAATACTGGCATCGTCTTCGGAAAGAAGAATATTTCTGCTTAAACAATTAGGCGCGGGTTTTATTGTCGTAAATCACAGGCTTCAAGTGGAACCGCAGTTTGACGGAAGCGCGCCCCTCGGTCGTTTTGTTCAGGATCTTGCGTTAAAGAAGGCGGAAAGTTTGCAGGAATACTATCCCGATAACTTTATAATAGGCTCCGATACCGTTATATGCCTGAACGGAACGGTTTACGGCAAACCCAAAGACTTTGACGATGCCTTTAATACGATAAAAGAACTTTCGGGCAAAACCCATGAGGTTTACACAGGTGTCAGCCTGATCAACAAGCTTAAAAATGTTTATAGAACCGCTTACGATAAAACCTTCGTTAAGGTAAAACCGTTAAATAACGACGAGATAAAAAATTATCTGAATAAATATCCCCCGTTTGATAAGGCGGGAAGTTATGGAATTCAAGATGATAACGGGATTGTGGAGTCATACGCAGGCTCTTTTGAAAATGTTTTAGGACTGCCCGTTCAAAAATTAATCCCGCTATTAAATGAATATCACTTGATATAG
- a CDS encoding HAMP domain-containing protein: protein MPNGIFKSFQDVRVKTKIIVPLVLLVIIPIALIVYNSYNLQNKLTVSLTKHDAVVTAKTALSSLNAMMLNGTIKKKTDRKGLFSIYKKIRGIKDFQVIRGGIVNAEFGKGLKEEEPSSSFDNKILSSDKTSTEIIYKNGKPFELMVGVPFVARTNSRGINCLMCHTRASSGDILGGVKLIYSLKPLKNAQNIFIKNSVIIAVIFIVIIILFLYFIIKSAIIKPITKMSKLADEISKGHFTEEIVHPRNDEIGSLAKSFNRMQISLKKAMELLRRGNK from the coding sequence ATGCCCAACGGCATTTTTAAATCTTTTCAGGATGTAAGGGTAAAGACAAAAATTATCGTTCCTCTTGTCTTGCTCGTCATTATTCCAATCGCTTTAATCGTTTACAACTCTTACAATCTCCAAAACAAACTTACTGTTTCTCTAACTAAACATGACGCTGTAGTAACTGCAAAAACAGCCCTCTCAAGTCTCAACGCCATGATGCTGAACGGGACAATTAAGAAAAAAACCGATAGAAAGGGGCTTTTTTCCATTTATAAAAAGATTAGGGGGATAAAAGACTTTCAGGTAATAAGGGGAGGAATTGTAAACGCCGAATTTGGAAAAGGACTTAAGGAAGAAGAACCGAGCTCTTCCTTTGATAATAAAATCTTAAGTTCGGATAAAACATCGACCGAAATTATTTATAAAAACGGCAAGCCCTTTGAACTTATGGTGGGAGTCCCTTTCGTGGCAAGAACAAATTCGAGGGGAATAAACTGTTTAATGTGCCATACAAGAGCTTCGTCGGGGGATATTTTAGGCGGCGTAAAGTTAATATACTCTCTGAAGCCTCTTAAAAATGCTCAAAACATTTTTATTAAAAATTCTGTGATTATTGCGGTAATTTTTATTGTTATCATTATCTTATTCCTTTATTTTATTATAAAAAGCGCAATAATAAAACCGATAACTAAAATGTCGAAACTTGCCGATGAAATATCGAAGGGGCATTTTACCGAAGAGATTGTCCATCCGAGAAATGATGAAATAGGCTCGCTTGCAAAATCATTTAACAGGATGCAGATAAGCCTCAAAAAGGCAATGGAGCTACTGAGGCGGGGGAACAAATAA
- the topA gene encoding type I DNA topoisomerase: MKNLVLVESPSKAHTINKYLGEDFIVKATVGHIKNLPKNTLGVDIKNDFEPKYEIIKGKEKTIEEIKKIAKNVETVYLAADPDREGEAIAWNIKEIIDTIKGKKPDVKRVLFNEITKDAIKNAIKNPTSLNEPMYESQKARRILDRLVGYNLSPFLWEKVRRGLSAGRVQSVALYLIVEREKEIKDFKKEEFWTVTALFDIKENKIISIECELFKINGKEPKIKNEEEVSGLKEKLLKTDNYKIEEIGKKQSSRKPPLPLITSTLQQEAAKILRFPVKKTMTIAQKLYEGVELGTVEGVSNKPLGPVGLITYMRTDSTRISGMSAAAAKNFIENSFGKEYLNKNEFNKGKGKAGKIQDAHEAIRPTDVLLTPKKIKEYLTPDEYKLYNLIWTYFVASLMSESIYDQYSIVIKGIYNEPQADKNTAYTFKTTESVLNFDGFQKVINESAVGTSSNIKAKSDGEEQEDAEASRSSILKIFALLTKGDPADIKKVDTFQHFTSPPPRYTEATLVKALDENGIGRPSTYQSIIANIKNKDYVAMTTESADASKKGGSTQKFKPTELGMTVSDILKAGFSDIVDLKFTANMEAKLDGIEKGAMSRKELLANFYDQFMKSFGAAKMNIKNIKGTSEPTDIICEKCGKPMVIKMGRFGKFLACSGYPECKNTKEIPKENAEGGAQADETDEICEKCGKPMVIKTGRYGKFLSCSGYPECKNIKPIPVKHNKSKIPCPTGCGGYLVEKRTKKGRKFYGCSNYPKCDYAAWTLPKLAEGEKSSD, encoded by the coding sequence ATGAAAAATCTTGTACTTGTCGAATCTCCATCGAAAGCGCACACTATAAATAAATATCTGGGCGAGGATTTTATAGTTAAGGCTACGGTCGGGCATATTAAAAATTTACCCAAAAACACCCTTGGCGTCGATATAAAAAATGACTTCGAACCAAAATATGAAATTATAAAAGGCAAAGAAAAAACCATCGAAGAAATTAAGAAAATAGCAAAAAACGTGGAAACCGTATATCTTGCGGCAGACCCTGACAGGGAGGGTGAAGCTATAGCATGGAATATTAAAGAAATCATCGATACCATCAAAGGCAAAAAACCTGATGTGAAAAGGGTTCTTTTTAACGAAATAACAAAAGACGCTATAAAAAATGCTATAAAAAATCCTACTTCTTTGAATGAGCCAATGTATGAATCCCAAAAAGCAAGGAGAATTTTAGACAGGCTCGTCGGCTATAATCTTAGCCCGTTTTTATGGGAAAAAGTGCGCAGAGGACTTTCGGCGGGCAGGGTTCAGTCGGTTGCTTTATATTTGATTGTCGAAAGGGAAAAAGAAATAAAGGATTTTAAAAAAGAAGAGTTTTGGACTGTAACCGCGCTTTTTGATATAAAAGAAAATAAAATCATAAGCATAGAGTGCGAACTTTTTAAAATTAACGGAAAAGAACCTAAAATCAAAAACGAGGAAGAGGTTTCGGGATTAAAAGAAAAACTATTAAAAACGGATAACTATAAAATAGAGGAGATAGGCAAAAAACAATCGTCCAGAAAGCCTCCTCTTCCGCTTATTACGAGCACGCTCCAGCAGGAAGCCGCTAAAATTTTGAGATTTCCCGTTAAAAAAACAATGACGATAGCCCAGAAGCTTTATGAAGGAGTGGAACTGGGGACGGTGGAAGGGGTAAGCAATAAACCGTTAGGTCCAGTCGGTCTTATAACTTATATGAGAACGGATTCGACCAGAATATCCGGAATGTCCGCCGCCGCGGCCAAAAATTTTATAGAAAATTCATTCGGCAAAGAATATTTAAACAAAAACGAATTTAATAAAGGAAAGGGAAAAGCAGGGAAGATACAGGACGCACACGAAGCAATAAGGCCTACCGATGTTTTATTGACGCCTAAAAAAATTAAAGAATATCTGACCCCTGACGAATACAAACTATATAATCTAATATGGACTTATTTCGTGGCCTCGCTTATGAGCGAAAGCATATACGACCAATACAGCATAGTTATAAAGGGCATCTATAACGAACCGCAAGCTGATAAAAATACCGCATATACCTTTAAAACGACGGAGAGTGTTTTAAATTTTGACGGATTCCAAAAAGTAATAAATGAATCTGCGGTTGGCACAAGTTCAAATATTAAAGCCAAATCTGACGGCGAGGAGCAGGAAGATGCCGAAGCATCCCGTAGTTCCATATTAAAAATTTTTGCGCTTCTTACGAAAGGCGACCCCGCCGATATAAAAAAGGTTGATACTTTTCAGCATTTTACTTCACCTCCGCCCAGATACACCGAGGCAACCTTAGTAAAAGCCTTAGACGAAAACGGCATCGGCAGGCCGTCCACATATCAAAGCATCATTGCAAACATCAAAAATAAAGATTATGTGGCTATGACGACGGAATCGGCGGATGCCTCAAAAAAAGGCGGTTCCACGCAAAAGTTTAAGCCTACCGAATTGGGAATGACGGTTTCGGATATTTTAAAAGCAGGTTTTTCCGATATCGTAGATTTAAAATTTACGGCAAATATGGAAGCAAAACTTGACGGGATCGAAAAGGGAGCAATGAGCAGGAAAGAGCTGCTGGCAAATTTTTACGACCAATTTATGAAAAGCTTTGGCGCCGCCAAAATGAACATTAAAAACATAAAGGGAACTTCGGAACCCACGGATATAATTTGCGAAAAATGCGGGAAACCGATGGTAATAAAGATGGGGAGGTTCGGCAAGTTTCTGGCCTGCAGCGGATACCCCGAATGCAAAAACACTAAAGAGATTCCAAAAGAAAATGCGGAAGGCGGCGCTCAGGCGGATGAAACGGATGAAATATGCGAGAAATGCGGGAAACCGATGGTAATAAAAACCGGCAGATACGGCAAATTCCTTTCTTGCAGCGGATACCCCGAATGCAAAAATATAAAACCTATACCCGTTAAGCATAATAAATCCAAAATTCCCTGCCCAACCGGCTGCGGCGGCTATTTAGTCGAAAAGCGGACAAAAAAAGGCCGAAAATTTTACGGATGCTCTAATTATCCAAAATGCGATTACGCGGCATGGACATTGCCAAAACTGGCGGAAGGCGAGAAATCTTCCGACTAA